ATTTTTTCTGTGATCGTGCCGGGGGTATGGTCATTGATCTCACGTCCGTCTATCTCAAGAATTGGTGCAATGAAAGCCGAAGTACCACTCGCAAAGACTTCGTCTGCAGTGTAGAGCTCGGTCAGTGCGACCTTGCGCTCGATGACTGGGATGTCGAGTCGCGCGGCCAGCTCGATCACACTCCGACGTGTGATGCCTTCTAGGATGTCTGACGCACAGTCGGGTGTGATCAGCTGGCCGCGCTTTACCATAAAGACATTGGCTGCAGAGAGCTCGCTTACATAGCCATTGTTGTTGAGAAACAGACAATCGTCCATGCCTGCGTCAAGGGCGTCTTGTTTAGCGAGGGCAGAATTTACATAAGCTCCATTCACTTTGGCACGCGCGGGGATCGCACTGTCAGTGGTGCGTCGCCAGAGACTGGTCTTCAGTCTAGCGCCACTTTCAGGAAGGATCTTGTCAGCGTCCATCATGAACACACTAAAGGCGAGTTCAAGGTCTTTGGTGCGTACACCAGGCGCAAGGGAAGTTGCATGTACAGTGAGTCTAAAGAACTGATCTTTGGTTGGTTTGTTTGCTTCGATCAATGCTTGGATTTGTGCTTTAAATTGATCCTCGACCACATACTCTTCAGCTCCGTTTAAACCGATCATCCGTGCTGATTGCTTAAGTCGAATGAGGTGCTCCGGAATGCGAAAACAAAGCATTCCTTCGCTTGTGTGCTTGGCAAAAAAGACTGAGTAGACGCTGAGTCCGTAGAGCACAGCAGAGCTTGCAACAGAAAGGT
Above is a window of Candidatus Nomurabacteria bacterium DNA encoding:
- a CDS encoding aminotransferase class IV; its protein translation is MANLAPNALINGKIVPLAEAHLSVASSAVLYGLSVYSVFFAKHTSEGMLCFRIPEHLIRLKQSARMIGLNGAEEYVVEDQFKAQIQALIEANKPTKDQFFRLTVHATSLAPGVRTKDLELAFSVFMMDADKILPESGARLKTSLWRRTTDSAIPARAKVNGAYVNSALAKQDALDAGMDDCLFLNNNGYVSELSAANVFMVKRGQLITPDCASDILEGITRRSVIELAARLDIPVIERKVALTELYTADEVFASGTSAFIAPILEIDGREINDHTPGTITEKIRTALAAEQADPNSAWVTTL